The following nucleotide sequence is from Apium graveolens cultivar Ventura chromosome 4, ASM990537v1, whole genome shotgun sequence.
TCCATAACTCCTGCTGCTTCGGGTCATCTCGGTTCGGGAATGCTGCAGTGGCCAAGCTTTGCATTCGATCATTTAGTAATGCACGTGGCACCTCCGTCATCTCCAGGGAATGAACCATTAGGTGTATCTCACCAGAAACCCTGACTATCAAATCCAGATTATCATCAGAAATTGGCTGGGAAGAGGAACGAGAATTCTGTGTACTTTGGAAGCTAGTCAGTTCCGCTGCCTTGTAGCCTCCTATAATTTCAGCTACCGGATGTCGAGGATGAAGGACAGATATTCCCTTTTTCGGGGGCCTCGCTAGGATTGTTAGGCTCAATTCATTTTTCCGATGTATCTTCTTCAAACTAGCTGGTGATGGAGGTGGATCCAAAGTCATCTCTTCCGGTATGGATTGTGAAGCCCGCACCCTTTCCATATCTTCCTGCAACATGTAAAAGACATAAGTCCAAATTTACACAATCAAGCTGAAAATTGTTAAGTAACAAGAACAAAGAATTTAAACTaactataattatatatatactgCACGGCATTTACTTTTTAATCATGTTTGACGATTTGAATTTGAGAGTGCAGAACAATAACAATAAACCTATGAATAGATATGTTGCACAAAATTCTTTTTTAATTTTTACAGGGACGTTATTGATATCAAAACATTCTCCAAAATGAATGTAAATGTATGATCATATAAATGTAATGCTACTTGAATTATGTGTATGTATACCTTCAACTTTATAGTAGCCGGATTATCAAAGTGGTATACGTGGTCCATAAACTCCATATCAGAAATAGGTGCTTGTTTTTCCTCTTCAAGCCTCTGTAATTAAAAACATCAATTTACTTACAAATGGTTTACttacaaatcattttataaattaGACATCTTATAATGTCTAATGAGCGTAAAGATTAAGGTACTTGAATCTGAGTAATCAAAATAAAGAACTAGACAAAAATTATTACTCACTAAAATTCGTATACCTCACGTCTCTCGTCAAAAGGCATTGCCCCGCTATAATGTTGATGTTCCAGCTGTGCTCGAGCGTTCTTGGATTTGATAGACCTCTTCTTAAACAGGTCAGAATCCCAGTACTCATTGAGGCTGTCCCAAGTCCGCGGGCTGAAGTAATGTGGTCTGAAAGAACGTCGAGTAGCCGTGGTCGATCCTCCATTTCTCGCGTCATTAGCATCCCGCTCTGCCCTGGTCTTCTCCTGATAGGGAAGGCTCTTCCAATTTTTCTTCAAATACTCTTTTACCGCTCTATCCCCCTCTTCTTCAACTCCTTCTGGATAAGCATAGTACTTCTACCAAACGAGATACACGTACAAGTATAAAATTAAAAAGGTAAACAACTGCGTATAATTAATATGAAAAAATAAAAGGCATGAAAATTAAAAATACCTTAAATTCCTTAATACAACGGTCATAGAAGGCTTCACGTTCTGCTCCCTTTGATTGATGTGTATATTCATCCCAATTTACTTTAATTATGTAGCTCAAGGTCTTTTTTTTCTTAGCCTCCTTGATACTACAATTATTAGTTACAGTCAGATTTTTTTATAGTATATATAACATACTAGGATAAAATAGTCTTATGCTATTAGACATGTAATTTATACACTAGTATGCATCATAAGGAACAgattaatcttaataatcaagcAGGTAAAGGTATAAGTTTGTGCACATTCAATTGTATACACACAGTACTACACTTGTATCAAACCCGTATATATGTATAAGCAATATGTAGTAGGAAATAGAAATTACTTTCTTCCTTCGATAAAATGGACAATCTGCCTATCCGCATCTGTGGCAGGTCTCTTATTGTAGTCACCAACACAGCAGCTACGTTTAGCTCTCTGGAATGTTATATGCGGTACAATACGACTTTCCTGTCCTTCATCACCATTCTCCTCATCATTGCCATCATTATCGCCACCTTCCTCCCTATCTCCTTCATTTTCCGTTCCACTGCCATTCCCTCTACCAGTACCCCTTCCCTTTCCACCCCTTCCCTGTCCACCTCTTCCCTGTCCACCTCCCCCTCTTCCGCGTCCACCTCTTCCCCGTCCACCTCTTCCCCCTCTACTACCACCATTCCAGCTGCTACTAGACCCCAACGCCATAAGAATCACAAACAGAATCAACAAAAAACTACACCTACCAACCTGgatatattaaaaaaaacaacAAATATCAAAACTAATTTATAGAACATgttaagataaaaaaaattagacACAAATACATAAATTCAATCTTAAGCTCAAATTAAGAAAAGAGACAGAGTACTGCTTAGTATCTACATAACAGCTGATAAAAAAGACTAAATTTTAGTTTGTTTATAACCAAACATAATAAGATAACACAAACATTAACAGAAAATACAAATTTAAGGGTGGAAAATAGAGATTCAAACTTTAAACCCACACATACAAAAGTGATGAAAATATCAAAGAAACACAATTAAATCATCAATAGAACAAAATAATTATCCAAAAAGGAGAATAGACAACCGTAATCAAATGTTAATCACCAAAATACCCAAAATATACAAAACCCTAAATGGATAATAGTTTCTCAAAACATTACCACCGTGATTGCTAAGTTTCGCTTCATTTGAATGAGCTTTTTGGCTTCGTTGGCTAAGTTTTTGGAGAATTTGAAGTCTGAGAGATAAAACCCTAGTATTTCTGTGCGGCGCTGTTTAGGGAGATAATGGATGGTGAAGTCAACAAAAtgttataaaaaaaatttatatacAGGCTTAATATGACCGCGTCGAGTGAATTTTTCCCGTGTCATTTAATTTTGACCGAACCCGGTCATATAATTTGAGGCTTCAGTTTAACTTCCAGTAGCTACTGCCCAATTTTTCCTGTTTCCAAAATAATACAATTTAAACATTACAAAGTTCTAAATATGAATAAAAATCATGAAATATagtaaatttaattaaaataagtAAATATCAAATTTACGGAATGTATTAAAATTCATGAAAAATGTCCTACTAATATCCGCATTGGTACAAATTAACTAGAAAACAATTGAACTATGTCAAATCATCGTTATCACTTCCATCATCAAtgttcatgtcttcattttgatTTTCTTTATTTCTCGCATTTTGTTCTTCTTCATAGTCATCCACGAAATGATTATTTTCAAACATTGTCAagtcaataaagaaatttatcgGATCATCAACGACCACTCTTTCCACATGTGAAGATGAAGCATTTGATTCTTCATTTTGAAAAGCAtcatcattgaatatattttcttCTCTAGATGTCACGCTTTCATCGACTTGCCGGCTCTTTGTTGTTAGGATAGTATACCATGATGACTTTGGATTTGCAATATTTGGGGCATAATATACTTGATGAGCTTGGCTAGCCAACACAAACACATCTTCGACATTTAGCTTCGATTTAACATCTACGGTTGTCATCCGATTTCTATCAATTTTTACATGTCTTGTATGATCAAACCAATGACATTTGAAGACGACAATTTCATGTCCATTGCGATATCGAAGCTTTAGAACTTCTTGTAGTCTCCCGTAATTATTTCCATGACTTTCTTTGTAAGAAGTCCCTACAATTTAAAATGTGTCAAAATTGGATTTATACATAATGAAGACCAAATTCAACCTAAATTTTATGATTATATAAAATTTCTCACCAATTACAACTACACCGGAATTTGATGATGTGAGCTCATTAGAATTTGCACAAGCAAATTTATAACCATTGCACTTGCATGTTTTATAAGATTCAACTTTATAAATAGGACCtcttattaaatctataaatttgTCCTTGAGCTCTCCATCATCTTGTACCTAAAATATTGTACATAACAAAAATTACACAAGTACATGAATAAActtgtgtgtatatgtatatatatatatatatatttgcacACATAAAAATATACAcacatttatatatttaaaatttaccCTTCTTTCGAACCAATCCAAAAAATTATCTTTTTGAAATTGATCTTTTTCGGCATCATTGTAGTGCGGGTATTGTTTTTGCACCAACCTATGAAATCCACTAAACATTAAATTAGATTAGTAAATTGAATAAGAAAGTTATCATTATTGTATAAAGATGGTCAAAATAAATATCTTACCGCAAATATTTTCCAACCTCGGGTGAGTTGATAAGAACATAGTACGTTACAAGTCTATGTTCATCATCACTCAAGATTCTATCTCTATTCCGTAGACCGGGTAGCGTTGGATATGTGTAAACTTCCAACAAATTGGGATCATGAGATTGTCGGGGTGCCTCATTTCGACGAAGTCGATTATGCTTGGTTGCAATTTTAGAATCAAAGTATAATGAGCAAAAGTGTACACCCTCCTCCTCAATATATCGTTCGGCTATTGAACCCTCGACTCGAGCTTTGTTTCTAACTTTCAACTTCAAAATGTGCAAATATCTTTCAACAAAATACATCCATCGAAAATTACACGGGCCACCCAATTTACAATCTGTAGCCAAATGTAGTGGCAAATGCTCCATCGGATCAAAAAAACTTGGAGTGTACATGACATCAAGTTTTGACATGATTCTCGCTATGTCCTTCTCCATTTTTTCCAAATCACCGTACTTTAGAGTTGAAGAACATAAATCTTGGAAGAAGTTAGATAACTCAATAAGAACATCCGCTACATGCCTAGGTAGTAAGTCACGACAAATCATAGGCAACAATTTTTGCATAAAAATATGACAATCATGCGACTTCATTCCGTGAATAGATTTTGTTTCAAAATTAACACACCTGGATATATTAGAGGCGTACCCATCAGGAAGCTGAAGTGTGTAAATCCATCTAAACAACTTAAGAAGTTGATCCCTGGAAAGCACATATGGGGCATTTGGCATTGTACCATCATCTTGAATCCACAATTCACGATGCACACCTAGTTCTTTACAATCTTCTCTTGCTTTTCTATTGTCTTTCGTTTTCTTAGTGTCACCAATCATTGTAAAAAATATGttctcaaaaacatttttttcgGTATGCATGACATCAATGTTGTGACGAAGAGTGAGTGTCTCCCAATATGGAAGCTCAAAAAATGGAGAAAAGTGAGTCCAATTATGTGTCATACCATAGTCCCTCGGTTTTCTCCAAGATGTCTTTCCTGAAGGAGGAAACTGCATATCCTCACAAAGACTCCTTACTAGTGATCCTGGATAACGATATGTAACTGAATGTGCTTCAGTTCTTCCAAACTTTGTAAACCTTCTCAACGGGTCATCCGGTTCTAAGAAATATCGAGCAGTTCCATAAAAACTAGGCTTACCACCATGCTTTAGTTGATTGGCTTTTACTTGTCCCATACAAATATGACATGCCAACTTCCCCTTTGTGGACCACCCACTAAGCATTCCAAGTGCAGGAAAGTCACTGATTGTCCACATTAATGCCGCCTTCATCATAAAATTTGTACAAGAAAACCTATCATAAGTTTCTGCTCCGGTGCGCCATAATATTTTCAATTCATCAATCAATGGTCGGAGGTAAACATGAAGATCTTTTGTTGGATCATTCGGCCCAGGAATCAGAAGAGGCATAAACATGTAGGGAGCTTTCGTGCACATAGATGGAGGAAGGTTgtaaactactacaaccacagGCCAAACAGTATATTCCCTAGCGTGTGAATCACGGAAAGGGTCAAATCCATCACTAGAGAGGCCAAGTCTGACATTCCGAATCTCTTTTGAAAAGTTTGGAAATCTACGATCAAATTGTTTCCACTCATCTCCATCCGCCGGATGACATAATTGACCATCAACTTTGACCCTATTGTGGTGCCACCTCATATCTTCTGCAGTCTTCTTATTCATGAATAAACGCTGCAACCTTTGGGTAAGAGGAAAGTATCGCAAGATCTTTCGTGGGATTTTATTTTTCTTTGGATCCTTTTGCTCCTTGTATCGACTTGTAGTGCATATATCACAATGTGTCTTGTTTCTATTTTCTTTGTAAAACAACATGCAATCATTCTCGCAAGcatcaattttttcatattcCATATGCAATCCTCTTATCATCTTTCGCACGTCATAGTAGTTCCGAGGCAATTTATGATCAACGGGCAATACCGATCCAATAAGGTGAATCAACTCATCAAAGCCACTATTAGTACAATTATGCTTGTGTTTCCAATGAAGTAGCTTGTTAACAAATGACAATGTTGTGAAATTCGGATTGTTTGCATATATTGGCTCAGAAGCATTCTCCACCATCTCGTAAAATTCTTTTGCTTTTGCATTTGGTTCTTCtacaaaattctcaaaatgtcgATTTGCATCTGCAAAATCTCTTAGCATATCACGAGCATCATACATATCCTCATCATTATAATGAATATTATGAGAACTTGTATTGGTATCACCTCGAGGCATATCCCTTTCCCCATGCAAATCCCATCTAGTATACCATTCCATAATACCATTAAGGTATAAATCAACTTTCACCGCACTAGGATCCTTGAAGTACTTATTTACACAATCGTTACATGGACATCTTATTAGCCCTCCATCTCTAGGATCAAGATGATCACATGCAAATTTAATAAAATCATCCACGCCATTTTTGTACTCTTCTGTTAAATACTTCAAATCGTTGTACCGATTATGACCAACCCAACTACGATCAGATGTCATCTACAAATTATACATACGTGATGTGAGTTAAATGCaaattaacataaatataaatagatCATAAATAATCAATTTATATTAAACAAATCGATAAATTGGCTACCATTATAATTTACATTAATACTCACCATAAAAGTTCAATTAACTATAATCATGGTTCACAGCTAATAACAACACTAATTTCATCAACAAATTAGGAATCCCCAAAAATACATACACATGTGTACAACCAAATAATAGCTCCATACTATGTTAAGAAAGTAAAATTAATTAAATGCAAAAGTTAAGGAATGAAACTTACTTGATGATTAATTAGATCTCATGAAAAATGAGGACAAAGGGTGGAGTTATGGTGTACAAAGGGTGGAGTTATGGTGGAAGAAGAAGGCAAAATGAGAGGAGAAAGTTTAgtaaagaaaggaaagtttagaAAAGAAGCAGAAGGTATCAGATCTAAAACGGGTAAATTTGACCGAGGGCGGTCATAATTATAAATATGACCGCAGTCGGTCATATTTATAAATACGACCAAAGCAACGGTAAGGCAGtcaaatttaataaattattaaaatttgtcTAAAAAATAGTTAATAACAAAATTGACCGATGATAGTCAAACTTAGTTATGACCGACTTCAGTCAAATTTGGTTCCTGATAATTTCTCTTAGTTTTGGCGGGAATTTTGGCGCCATTTTTTTTATGGCCAAGCATAAATATGACCGACCTCGGTCATATTTGTTCCGCTCAATTTTGGCCGCCATGGCGGGAAATTTCCCTCCAATTTTTGGCAATGTTAAAAACTAAATATGACCGATTAAATGTGACCGATAATAAAATTGACTTTCATCGGTCATATTTAATTCTTGACCAGGTTTAGAATGCTGGTTGACATTAAATTTGACCGCCGGCAGTCAAATTTAAGTATGACCAATTATATATGTAAGTTGACCATAAATATGACCAGCGTCGGTCAAATTTAGCCGCAGTCATATTTATCCGGTCAAATTTAcccttgttttcttgtagtgaacaatagatgtttgattagtgttatattttttgcatttatgattcattccaataTATAAAGCATAagcaatattattagtacttttgATGTTGAAAATTAGATGTTTAAGACTATTCAATATGGGggattgtaatattgttttgaactattttcaagtgttttaaactttaaaaccttatgttttattataattttttatattaattttgtatatttaataaaccgatcaaaccgatccaaaccgaaccaaaccgaagtatacaaattggtttgggttaCAAATTTAAACGGTTTGGGTTGGGTTGAAATTTTAAAAACCCGAATTAATTGGGTTGGGTTGCTAAATTCTCCCAACCCGCCCAACCCGATCCGTGTACACCCCTAACCATATGTATGTGTTAGTGAAGTGTtcttttataaatttttttattccAAGTATGACATCAAAAATCAAAGTTGATTTTTATTACTGAAAAGGTAATGTCATTATCCTTTTCAGTAATCTGCTTGTATCGATTTGGTAGTACAAGACAGGGCATGCATTTTAATGTTTACATTATACTATCAATAGATGAAAGATGTTTACATTATACTATAAATTCTACACAGAACCATCTTCCTGTCattttatatgtaaaatatatggTGTAACAACACATACAGAACA
It contains:
- the LOC141717359 gene encoding uncharacterized protein LOC141717359 — encoded protein: MPFDERRERLEEEKQAPISDMEFMDHVYHFDNPATIKLKEDMERVRASQSIPEEMTLDPPPSPASLKKIHRKNELSLTILARPPKKGISVLHPRHPVAEIIGGYKAAELTSFQSTQNSRSSSQPISDDNLDLIVRVSGEIHLMVHSLEMTEVPRALLNDRMQSLATAAFPNRDDPKQQELWTEYMRLGTAFVVDAMALNKKVILEGTRIEKAPLYDNHFQDNDEDDEDQDAENYSLH